A stretch of Lathyrus oleraceus cultivar Zhongwan6 chromosome 6, CAAS_Psat_ZW6_1.0, whole genome shotgun sequence DNA encodes these proteins:
- the LOC127091270 gene encoding protein C2-DOMAIN ABA-RELATED 9, translating into MMDNILGLLKLRIKRGINLAIRDANSSDPYVVVNMGEQKLRTRVVKNNCNPEWNEELTLSISDVHTPINLTVFDKDTFSMDDKVGDAEIDLKPYANAVQMKLDTLPDGCAIKRVQANRTNCLAEESSCIWKDGKIVQEMTLRLRNVESGELVVEIEWVDIPGSGGLLGIQI; encoded by the exons ATGATGGATAACATTCTTGGTCTTCTCAAACTTCGTATCAAAAGAGGAATCAATCTTGCAATCCGTGATGCTAATTCCAGCGACCCTTATGTTGTTGTCAACATGGGTGAACAG AAGCTGAGGACTCGTGTAGTGAAAAACAATTGCAACCCTGAGTGGAACGAAGAATTAACCCTTTCAATAAGTGATGTTCATACTCCAATAAATCTG ACAGTTTTTGACAAAGACACATTCTCTATGGATGACAAAGTGGGTGATGCAGAGATAGACTTGAAACCATATGCTAATGCTGTACAGATGAAATTGGATACTCTTCCAGATGGTTGTGCAATCAAGAGGGTTCAAGCAAATAGGACTAATTGTCTTGCTGAAGAGAGTAGTTGTATTTGGAAAGATGGGAAAATAGTCCAAGAAATGACTCTAAGATTGAGAAATGTTGAGAGTGGTGAATTGGTTGTGGAAATTGAGTGGGTGGATATTCCTGGTAGTGGAGGTCTATTAGGAATACAAATTTAA